The Candidatus Nanosynbacter featherlites DNA window TACCGTCATGAAGACAGTTAATCAGTCGGGTAGAACGATTAGTGATGTCATTCGTCGAGACTTTCTACAGAGTAGCGCCACTAAGATTGTCAACTCAGCCAACCCAGTTATTTTAGTCCGTGAATCTGGGTCAGTTAGAAGCGGTCGTGTATGTTTGGGTCAATATTCCTACGTTTGGAACATGGCTTCCGCGATTGATGATCCAGTGATTCGCCGGAGTGGCAGTGGAGTTGTTCGCTCTAATGGTCAGGCTATTAACCTAGCGCGAATATTGGATGAAGATGCTGCGTTGTGTCAATCGACCTCAGGTTCATATCCGATGGACATCGAGCCAGAGCGAGTTACGCATTTGCTGCGGCCTATTGATGGCACTGATGTAGCCATTGCCGTGCATGATTTTACGGCGTCTCGCGTTACGTCAGCTAATAATTCAGAGGCGCTGTACAAAGTATCGTTCACACTGGGGACAAGTGCTGTTGCCGAGCTGCAGGACATGGCCTGTAAGCCACCAGAAGACAATGAGGCCAATTTCAATTTCTGTGCAATTAATAATTTTGAGATGATAGTGAGGACCAATGGATAAGAGAAAAGAATCGGGCGCAGCATCTTTGTTTGCAGTCATTTTTTCGGCAATGTTATTGACCATTCTAGCAGCTGGCTTTGTGAAATTAATGCTCAAAGATCAGCAGCAAGCCATCAATAACGACTTGTCGCAAAGTGCCTATGATGCCGCGCTGGCTGGTGTGGAAGACGCAAAACGCGTGATTCGTGCGTGTCAGAAGGGCAATGCTTCGGCATGTGATGCCCTGGAAAAGAAAGATTGCAACAGTGTTCGTCAATCATCGGTATTGGGAGGTGCTGGCAATGCGCAAGAAACCTTGGTCCAAACCAACAGTTCAAACGGTAGGAAATTCGATCAGGCGTATACCTGTCTGAAGGTTTCTATGGATACTGAAGATTTCTTGTATGTAGGAGCGGAAAATAAGGTGCAATTGGTGCCGTTGCGTGCTCGGGGAGCGTTCGATAAAGTGATAATCGAGTGGTTTAACAAAGAAGACAATGCCAATAAAAACGTGGCGTTAGCGGATGTTCACAATGGCGATATTGGTCTACCAGAAAAGGCTACTTGGAGTGCCCAAGCTCCAGCTGTTTTGCGTGCTCAGGTTATTACACCAGGCAATAATTTCACCATAGATAGCCTAGATTCTTCGTCGGCATCGCAGGCGGTCTTCTTGCGCCCTAACGGTATCGTTTCAGGGGTGCCAGCGGTAGAGAATGTAGTGCACAAGGGTTCATTACGCCGCGCTACTGATACGCCAACGACTCGCAACGAACCAACAGGGGTATTATGTTCTAAGGATTTTGCACATCCTCATGGTCATTCATGTAGAGCTATTATTGAGCTTGATGAGGTGAGCCCGGAAGCCAGCGCAAATGCCTTTCTAGCGATAAATCACCTCTACAAGGGCGCTAATGTGCGTGTATCTGTCATGAAAGGAACGGAGCAAGTTATGCTCTATGGTGCTCAGCCGGCGGTTGACTCGACAGGTCGAGCAAATAATCTGTTCCGTCGTGTAGAAGCGCGCCTCCGACTTGGTGAGGATATATGGTATCCAGCCGGATCTGTGGAAGTATTAAATAACTTGTGTAAGGATTTCTCACTTGCTGGCAATATCGTAGAAGGCGGAGCTTGCGACTCCTAAATCCTACTGAGAAGTATCGCTGTGAAAGCGTTCGTGTATGTCTTTTAAGTGTTGGTCAGTGACGTGCGTATACACCTGAGTAGTGGATATACTACTATGACCCAAGAGTGATTGAACTGAGCGTAAATCAGCGCCGTTCATTAACAAGTCCGTAGCAAAACTGTGTCTCATAGTGTGTGGGCTGACATGTTTAGTTATCCCCGCTAGGCGAGCATAGTGTGAGATCATTCGTTGAATACTGCGTGCAGATAAGCGACGATAATCGCCTGATGTGGTTGGCTTGGTTGATCGCCTACTGTAGTTGAGAAAAAGGGCAGGCAGGCTATCTTGACGAGCTTGTAGGTAATTTTCGACGTGTTCAGCGGCATGTTGTGAAACAAACACTGGTCGGTCTTTTTGGCCTTTTCCACGCACCATAAACTCTCGTCGTTTGAGGTTGATGTGGTCTCGATTGAGATTAACGAGCTCCGACACGCGCAGCCCGCTGGAAAAGAGTAGCTCGATGATTGCTCGGTCGCGCAAACCTTGCTCACTGTCTAGTGGTATATTGTCTATCAGATTAACCACCTCGTCGTATTGTAAAAAAGTCACCTGTTTGCGAACCGTCTTCGGCAAGATGATTTTGTCGGCAGATAATGAGGGGATATCACGCCGCGACAGATAGGTGAGAAAGCCACGCAGCGCAATCAAGTGGTAGCTCTGTGTTAAAATTGACAACTCTTTGCCATCGTTGTCATTTTTATAACGATTTAACCACAGGCGATAGCGCCGAATCATCTCTGATGTAATTTTTACTACTTCTATGTCGCCAGCAAATTCAATGAATCGTTCCAGATATAACGAATAGTTTCGGATGGTATTTTGGCTTCTACCGCCCTCTATCTCTAAATGCTCCAGGAAATCAGTTAGTGCCTCTGATACAAACATAAGCCTATTGTACGGGTATTTAGGCAGTTTATCAAATAATGGCTTTTTGCTATCATAAGACAAATACTAACGAAAGGAGCTACAATGGCAAGTAATGATGGAAAGGTTTTCTGTGGAGTTGAGCGAACACTGATTGTATTCAAACCAGACGCAGTCCAGCGGGGAATTGTGGGGGAAATTTTACAACGCTTTGAGCGAGTTGGTCTAAAGATTATTGGTGTCAA harbors:
- a CDS encoding PilW family protein; this encodes MHQRRANSGFTLVELMLAMAFVSVLLLSVAMVAVQAGKIYNRGTVMKTVNQSGRTISDVIRRDFLQSSATKIVNSANPVILVRESGSVRSGRVCLGQYSYVWNMASAIDDPVIRRSGSGVVRSNGQAINLARILDEDAALCQSTSGSYPMDIEPERVTHLLRPIDGTDVAIAVHDFTASRVTSANNSEALYKVSFTLGTSAVAELQDMACKPPEDNEANFNFCAINNFEMIVRTNG
- the xerA gene encoding site-specific tyrosine recombinase/integron integrase — translated: MFVSEALTDFLEHLEIEGGRSQNTIRNYSLYLERFIEFAGDIEVVKITSEMIRRYRLWLNRYKNDNDGKELSILTQSYHLIALRGFLTYLSRRDIPSLSADKIILPKTVRKQVTFLQYDEVVNLIDNIPLDSEQGLRDRAIIELLFSSGLRVSELVNLNRDHINLKRREFMVRGKGQKDRPVFVSQHAAEHVENYLQARQDSLPALFLNYSRRSTKPTTSGDYRRLSARSIQRMISHYARLAGITKHVSPHTMRHSFATDLLMNGADLRSVQSLLGHSSISTTQVYTHVTDQHLKDIHERFHSDTSQ